A section of the Streptomyces sp. NBC_01363 genome encodes:
- a CDS encoding LacI family DNA-binding transcriptional regulator → MSERGRVTLSDVAAVAGVSLSTASRALNGGGRVSTATRSRIAEAARRLDFRPNALAQSFALGRSRTIGILAQNARGAFTEPVLVGAFTHLGSREQACLLYDTSFDPDSMADSVRRLQARRVDGLLVLGDDLRAEMRSVTAEFSVPVAYAFGLTDREGDSCYVPDSRMAGRLAGEHLLSLGRRRIAHITGEAADTATTGREQGLLSSLAEAGLSPATGTLRGDWSRAWGVTACRRLIDSGTRFDAVFCGNDQIALGVESVLLESGRRVPDDVALVGVDNWEYVISGQRTRHLTTVDMGLAALGAAAAAQVADGRDAPGMHAHPCTLVVGATTVGDQAGA, encoded by the coding sequence ATGTCGGAACGAGGCAGGGTCACACTGAGCGATGTCGCGGCGGTCGCCGGGGTTTCGCTCTCCACGGCGTCGAGGGCGTTGAACGGCGGCGGCCGGGTCTCGACGGCGACGCGATCACGCATAGCCGAGGCGGCGCGCAGGCTGGACTTCCGCCCCAACGCCCTGGCGCAGTCCTTCGCGTTGGGGCGCAGCCGCACGATCGGCATCCTCGCCCAGAATGCCCGGGGAGCCTTCACCGAGCCGGTACTGGTCGGGGCGTTCACCCACCTCGGCAGCCGGGAACAGGCCTGCCTCCTCTACGACACGAGTTTCGACCCGGACTCGATGGCCGACAGCGTCCGCAGGCTGCAGGCCCGGCGCGTCGACGGACTGCTGGTGCTCGGCGACGACCTCCGGGCCGAAATGCGGTCCGTCACGGCCGAGTTCTCCGTTCCGGTCGCCTACGCGTTCGGGCTCACCGACCGGGAGGGCGATTCCTGCTACGTCCCCGACAGCCGGATGGCCGGCCGGCTGGCGGGCGAGCACCTACTGTCGCTGGGCAGGCGACGCATCGCGCACATCACCGGCGAGGCGGCCGACACCGCCACGACGGGACGTGAGCAGGGGTTGCTCTCTTCGCTCGCCGAAGCCGGGCTCTCCCCCGCGACCGGCACGCTCCGGGGCGACTGGAGCCGGGCCTGGGGGGTCACCGCCTGTCGTCGGCTGATCGATTCCGGCACCCGGTTCGACGCCGTCTTCTGTGGCAACGACCAGATCGCGCTCGGCGTGGAGTCGGTCCTGCTGGAGTCGGGAAGGCGGGTCCCGGACGATGTCGCACTGGTCGGCGTGGACAACTGGGAGTACGTGATCAGCGGCCAGCGCACCCGCCATCTCACCACCGTCGACATGGGGTTGGCCGCGCTGGGCGCCGCCGCAGCGGCCCAGGTGGCCGACGGGCGCGACGCTCCCGGGATGCACGCCCACCCGTGCACGCTGGTGGTCGGCGCGACGACGGTCGGGGATCAGGCCGGGGCCTGA
- a CDS encoding glycosyl hydrolase: protein MRHRPRRRLSRAAVAFSTLLGLLAFGPAAASAERAGSTATRTNDSATAVFGKTLEVRDATIDASPGSDEASANVKTYGDRDCWEIGPGRPSQYLYVTVDARLKHEGANHAAVDIDYFDAPGAKFALVYDAGANPWSTSRIVKTTGTNTWKTAHFYIPDGAFAGGQYGRDMRIASWAQDMGSSEKPVCFARYAFAPSPVDTDDVQIDVTTPGNLFDPGVRATFGILSARDRTVPWSVRDYRGRTVRQGAAAIDPATREGAVDAGELPVGYYTLTLRGTAADDAPVARTAGFAVQHPGPDPKRTTDSFFGINHHHRSAPGDAWDDSTGLAARAGADALRVDSVYWSSIEHPKGEYQWPEASERVTADFGARGQNGLMLLGFGNSDYGNIPSTDEAYQAFGKYAGKVAEKAGGRIESLEVWNEYYGGFSNGVCSQSAKCYAKMLAAAYSGVKAADPKVTVVGASSFKVPLDWFEELFKLGGLKHMDAISIHPYRAPGDPEGVELDIAGLKRLMRQYNDGRELPIWITEQGWTSADRDGIGVSEQTQAQATARALLEAKAAGIARYYWYDLINDGNGPSNGEHNFGLLRKTGPEANGLNPKPAYLAYSTVARELTEAGFTGRLRTGDGDLHAYTFRSASGSPGGGSVTTALWSSDRTGKPVRVRTGKPVTVVDMLGSERVLEPVNGWVHLTATGAPVYLRSAVDKVEESPLLSLSAPKDIVAGADVPVTATLDNRAPGHGEGASIHKRTAVFEIEGRRVTVSAAPGRRAGAVLKVPAGDTPGSRGLAAAVTLDGKRAGAVATGTEVTTEPVTVDVSPEMSVKGAARTDRLAVTVTNHSPDAPVRVTGIDWSFGDRSGTIAGRGTGDGDTVPPLATRTFRVTVDGASPYAVQPVGVTARFADGRTAHDSDSFGFSPIARATPHLVDGKLAGLGNAPKVDLSEVGSYNGIEPSVADGDMWATWDDRNLYVSAVVREKDHRTARKVAWLPAGDSIGIGVQPGKPGEGLGRWGAEWYMLYAGDTVAEGPGVFVESLPRDYPVGSVEGADVRVARDEEAGTTTYLVAVPWKRIAPLSPEDPSFSLTLTVNKNDGVQRDNYRSLGLDGWQTWGDGLNNWKLVRYQQVQLTR, encoded by the coding sequence ATGCGACATCGACCACGCAGACGCCTGTCCCGCGCGGCGGTGGCCTTCTCCACACTGCTGGGCCTGCTGGCCTTCGGCCCGGCCGCCGCCTCCGCAGAGAGAGCCGGATCCACCGCCACGCGCACCAACGACTCGGCAACCGCCGTGTTCGGCAAGACACTTGAGGTCCGAGACGCCACCATCGACGCGTCTCCCGGCAGCGACGAGGCGAGCGCCAACGTCAAGACGTACGGCGACCGCGACTGCTGGGAGATCGGCCCCGGCCGCCCCAGCCAGTACCTGTACGTCACCGTGGACGCCCGCCTCAAGCACGAGGGGGCGAACCACGCGGCCGTCGACATCGACTACTTCGACGCGCCCGGAGCCAAGTTCGCGCTGGTCTACGACGCGGGCGCGAACCCGTGGAGCACCTCACGGATCGTGAAGACCACCGGCACCAACACCTGGAAGACCGCGCACTTCTACATCCCCGACGGAGCGTTCGCCGGCGGGCAGTACGGCCGGGACATGCGCATCGCCTCCTGGGCGCAGGACATGGGATCCAGTGAGAAACCGGTCTGCTTCGCCCGCTACGCCTTCGCCCCGTCCCCGGTCGACACCGATGACGTACAGATCGACGTGACCACCCCGGGCAACCTCTTCGACCCGGGCGTGCGGGCGACCTTCGGAATCCTCTCCGCCCGCGACCGCACCGTGCCCTGGAGCGTCCGCGACTACCGGGGCCGCACCGTGCGGCAGGGCGCCGCAGCCATCGACCCGGCCACCCGCGAGGGCGCCGTCGATGCCGGTGAACTCCCGGTCGGCTACTACACATTGACGCTTCGGGGGACCGCCGCGGACGACGCCCCGGTCGCCCGTACGGCCGGCTTCGCGGTGCAACACCCCGGCCCCGACCCGAAGCGCACCACCGACTCCTTCTTCGGCATCAACCACCACCACCGCTCCGCCCCCGGCGACGCCTGGGACGACAGCACCGGGCTCGCCGCCCGCGCCGGTGCCGACGCACTGCGCGTCGACTCCGTCTACTGGAGCAGCATCGAGCACCCCAAGGGCGAGTATCAATGGCCCGAGGCCAGCGAACGCGTCACCGCGGACTTCGGCGCACGCGGCCAGAACGGCCTGATGCTGCTGGGCTTCGGCAACTCCGACTACGGCAACATCCCGAGCACCGACGAGGCGTACCAGGCGTTCGGGAAGTACGCCGGAAAGGTCGCGGAGAAGGCCGGCGGCCGGATCGAGTCGCTGGAGGTCTGGAACGAGTACTACGGCGGCTTCTCCAACGGCGTGTGCTCGCAGAGCGCGAAGTGCTACGCCAAGATGCTGGCCGCCGCGTACTCGGGGGTCAAGGCCGCCGACCCGAAGGTCACCGTGGTCGGCGCCTCGTCGTTCAAGGTGCCCCTGGACTGGTTCGAGGAGCTTTTCAAGCTCGGCGGGCTCAAGCACATGGACGCGATCTCCATCCACCCCTACCGCGCCCCGGGCGACCCCGAGGGCGTCGAGCTCGACATCGCGGGCCTCAAGCGGCTGATGCGTCAGTACAACGACGGCAGGGAACTCCCCATCTGGATCACCGAGCAGGGCTGGACCTCCGCCGACCGGGACGGCATCGGCGTCAGTGAGCAGACCCAGGCACAGGCCACCGCACGAGCCCTGCTGGAGGCCAAGGCCGCAGGCATCGCCCGCTACTACTGGTACGACCTGATCAACGACGGCAACGGGCCGAGCAACGGGGAACACAACTTCGGCCTGCTGCGCAAGACGGGCCCGGAGGCCAACGGGCTCAACCCGAAGCCCGCCTACCTCGCCTACTCCACCGTCGCCCGCGAACTGACCGAAGCTGGGTTCACCGGACGGCTGCGCACCGGCGACGGCGACCTGCACGCGTACACATTCAGGTCCGCGTCCGGCTCGCCCGGCGGCGGCTCGGTCACCACGGCCCTGTGGAGCAGTGACCGCACCGGCAAACCGGTCCGGGTGCGGACCGGGAAGCCGGTCACCGTGGTGGACATGCTCGGCTCGGAGCGGGTGCTGGAGCCGGTGAACGGCTGGGTGCACCTCACGGCCACCGGCGCCCCGGTCTATCTGCGGTCCGCGGTCGACAAGGTGGAGGAGTCACCGCTGCTTTCGCTGTCCGCACCGAAGGACATCGTGGCGGGCGCGGACGTTCCGGTGACCGCGACACTCGACAACCGCGCCCCGGGCCACGGCGAGGGGGCATCGATACACAAGCGCACCGCGGTCTTCGAGATCGAGGGCCGGCGGGTCACCGTCTCGGCGGCGCCCGGCCGACGGGCCGGCGCCGTGCTGAAGGTCCCGGCCGGTGACACGCCCGGCAGCCGTGGCCTGGCCGCGGCGGTCACCCTCGACGGGAAGCGGGCCGGCGCGGTCGCGACCGGCACGGAGGTGACGACGGAGCCGGTGACGGTCGACGTGTCCCCGGAGATGTCGGTGAAGGGCGCGGCCCGCACCGACCGGCTGGCGGTGACCGTCACCAACCACTCGCCGGACGCGCCGGTCCGGGTGACCGGGATCGACTGGTCCTTCGGCGACCGCAGCGGAACCATCGCGGGCCGCGGCACAGGCGACGGCGATACCGTCCCGCCGCTCGCCACCCGCACCTTCCGCGTCACCGTCGACGGAGCCTCCCCCTACGCCGTCCAGCCCGTCGGAGTGACCGCGAGATTCGCGGACGGACGCACCGCACACGACAGCGACTCCTTCGGCTTCAGCCCGATCGCCAGGGCCACCCCGCACCTGGTGGACGGCAAGCTCGCCGGTCTGGGCAACGCCCCGAAGGTGGACCTCTCCGAAGTCGGCTCGTACAACGGCATCGAACCCTCCGTCGCCGACGGTGACATGTGGGCGACCTGGGACGACAGGAACCTCTACGTATCCGCGGTCGTCCGGGAGAAGGACCATCGGACGGCACGGAAGGTGGCCTGGCTGCCCGCCGGCGACAGCATCGGCATCGGGGTCCAGCCGGGCAAACCCGGTGAAGGGCTGGGGCGTTGGGGGGCCGAGTGGTACATGCTCTACGCAGGCGACACCGTGGCGGAGGGGCCGGGTGTCTTCGTCGAATCCCTCCCGAGGGACTACCCGGTGGGATCCGTGGAAGGTGCCGATGTCCGGGTGGCCCGCGACGAGGAGGCCGGGACGACGACCTACCTGGTCGCCGTGCCGTGGAAACGGATCGCCCCGCTGTCGCCCGAGGACCCCTCGTTCTCGCTGACCCTGACCGTCAACAAGAACGACGGTGTGCAACGGGACAACTACCGCTCGCTCGGTCTGGACGGATGGCAGACCTGGGGCGACGGGCTCAACAACTGGAAGCTGGTGCGCTACCAGCAGGTGCAGCTGACCCGCTGA